The following are encoded in a window of Phaseolus vulgaris cultivar G19833 chromosome 3, P. vulgaris v2.0, whole genome shotgun sequence genomic DNA:
- the LOC137807366 gene encoding xylose isomerase has protein sequence MKMKLGRTLLLFLCLKVFCYAVIATPQTCPASNVDKCGDSDGWEGEFFPGIPTIKYEGPSSKNQLSFKWYNPEEEILGKKMKDWLRFSVAFWHTFRGTGADPFGAPTKYWPWEDGTNSLNMAKRRMRANFEFISKLGVDFWCFHDRDIAPDGKTLEESNANLDEVAALAQELQTKAKKRVLWGTAQLFMHPRYMHGAATSSELEVYAYAAAQVKKAMEVTHYLGGENYVFWGGREGYQSLLNTDMERELNHMARFFEAAVAYKKKIGFNGTLLIEPKPQEPTKHQYDWDAATSANFLRKYGLAGEFKLNIECNHATLSGHSCQHELETARINGLLGNIDANTGDPQVGWDTDQFLVDIQEATLIMLSVIRNGGLAPGGFNFDAKLRRESTDVEDLFIAHIVGMDTLARGLRNAAKLIKDGSLSELVRKRYQSFDTEIGAQIEAGKADFELLEKKVKEWGEPTVASAKQELAEMIFQSAL, from the exons ATGAAAATGAAATTGGGGAGAACATTACTgctttttctttgtttgaaaGTCTTCTGTTATGCAGTG ATTGCTACTCCTCAGACTTGTCCTGCTAGTAATGTGGATAAATGCGGCGATTCAGATGGATGGGAAGGAGAGTTTTTCCCTGGAATTCCAACGATTAAATACGAG GGCCCGTCCAGTAAGAATCAACTTTCTTTTAAATGGTATAATCCAGAGGAGGAAATTCTCGGAAAGAAAATGAAG GATTGGTTAAGATTTAGTGTTGCATTTTGGCATACATTCCGCGGAACTGGTGCTGATCCATTTGGCGCACCTACTAAGTATTGGCCATGGGAGGATGGCACCAACTCATTAAACATGGCCAAAAGACGAA TGAGAGCTAACTTTGAGTTCATAAGCAAACTTGGTGTCGATTTTTGGTGCTTCCACGACAGGGATATTGCACCTGATGGAAAAACTCTTGAG GAATCTAATGCAAACTTGGATGAAGTAGCTGCCCTTGCTCAAGAGCTCCAGACTAAG GCTAAAAAAAGAGTATTATGGGGAACAGCTCAGTTGTTCATGCATCCTCGTTACATGCATGGTGCTGCTACTAG CTCTGAATTAGAGGTCTATGCATATGCTGCTGCTCAAGTGAAGAAAGCCATGGAG GTGACACATTATTTGGGAGGAGAAAATTATGTTTTCTGGGGTGGTCGCGAAGGTTATCAATCTCTTTTGAACACAGATATGGAGCGAGAGCTTAATCATATG GCTAGGTTTTTTGAAGCTGCTGTAGCATACAAAAAGAAGATTGGATTCAATG GGACATTGTTGATTGAACCTAAGCCACAAGAACCTACGAAACACCA GTATGATTGGGATGCTGCAACCTCAGCTAATTTCTTGCGAAAATATGGACTTGCAG GGGAATTCAAACTCAACATAGAGTGCAACCATGCCACCCTCTCTGGCCACAG TTGTCAGCATGAACTTGAAACTGCAAGGATCAACGGATTACTGGGTAATATTGATGCTAACACTGGCGATCCTCAAGTTG GTTGGGACACAGATCAGTTTCTGGTAGATATTCAAGAGGCAACCCTGATTATGCTCAGTGTTATCAGAAAT GGAGGACTTGCACCTGGTGGATTCAACTTCGATGCGAAATT GCGGAGAGAGAGCACCGATGTTGAAGACTTGTTCATAGCCCACATTGTTGGAATGGATACCCTGGCCCGTGGACTGAGAAATGCTGCCAAGCTAATTAAG GATGGTTCTCTGTCTGAGCTTGTCCGTAAACGATATCAGAGTTTTGACACTGAAATTGGGGCTCAAATAGAG GCTGGTAAAGCTGACTTTGAACTGCTGGAGAAGAAAGTCAAGGAATGGGGAGAACCAACGGTTGCTTCTGCGAAACAG GAGCTAGCCGAGATGATCTTCCAATCTGCTTTGTAG
- the LOC137807367 gene encoding ADP-ribosylation factor 1, protein MGLVFTKLFSSLFGNKEARILVLGLDNAGKTTILYRLQMGEVVSTIPTIGFNVETVQYNNIKFQVWDLGGQTSIRPYWRCYFPNTQAIIYVVDSSDVDRLVIAKEEFHAILEEEELKGAVVLIFANKQDLPGALDDAAVTEALELHKIKNRQWAIFKTSAIKGEGLFEGLDWLSNTLKSGGG, encoded by the exons ATGGGATTAGTGTTTACAAAATTGTTTTCCTCTCTCTTCGGTAACAAGGAAGCTCGAATCCTCGTTCTCGGCCTCGACAATGCTGGGAAAACTACTATTCTTT ATCGGCTTCAGATGGGCGAAGTTGTCTCCACCATTCCAA CTATTGGGTTTAATGTCGAAACAGTGCAGTATAACAACATCAAATTTCAAGTTTGGGATTTAG GTGGGCAAACAAGTATCAG GCCATATTGGAGGTGTTACTTTCCAAATACTCAGGCAATAATATATGTTGTTGATTCAAGTGACGTTGATAGGCTTGTGATAGCTAAGGAGGAGTTCCATGCAATTCTTGAG GAGGAAGAACTAAAAGGTGCAGTTGTTCTCATTTTTGCAAACAAACAG GACCTTCCTGGTGCACTTGATGATGCTGCAGTGACGGAGGCTCTAGAGTTACACAAGATCAAAAATCGCCAATGGGCTATTTTCAAAACTTCTGCAATAAAAGGAGAGGGACTTTTTGAGGGCCTGGACTG GTTGAGCAATACACTCAAATCTGGAGGTGGCTAA